One part of the Marinobacterium rhizophilum genome encodes these proteins:
- a CDS encoding GAF domain-containing protein translates to MNTFLSIDALRNCLEGVIPASVATCSRDRTPNVTYVSQVMYVDQHHIALSFQFFNKTRENILANPLATVLMVDPETAARYRLKVRYLRTETEGPLFERMKAKLAGIASHEGLVGVFRLRGTDVYRILDIEAVPGAELPRQLPGRAILPALRQCSDRLQECASLDGLFDSLLDTLDRQLGLEHSMLLMADNPGAKLYVVASRGYPASGIGAEIPFGVGVIGIAAREQVPIRIMYAAAEYAYTRAVREQAVAEGLVAALEQVISLPGLVEPASQMAIPLLGIRGLVGAIYTESQQECRFSYDLEDALVTLCAQAGLAIELLQLSDEAGNSHAESPEHPCLTDNATDAAVPLRIEYHDRDHSVFIDGDYLIKGVAGAVLWRILNDYTERGRIDFSNRELRLDTRLGLPEISDNLEARLILLTRRLAERSPCLRIEKTGRGRFRLVLQRPLILIPMNHQNPAA, encoded by the coding sequence ATGAACACCTTTCTCAGTATCGACGCGCTACGCAATTGTCTGGAAGGGGTGATTCCCGCCAGCGTCGCGACCTGCAGCCGCGACAGAACGCCCAATGTTACCTATGTCTCCCAGGTCATGTATGTAGATCAGCACCATATCGCGCTGTCGTTCCAGTTTTTCAACAAGACACGGGAAAATATCCTCGCCAACCCGCTGGCCACCGTGCTGATGGTGGACCCCGAGACCGCCGCGCGCTATCGCCTCAAGGTGCGTTACCTGCGCACGGAGACTGAAGGCCCGTTGTTCGAGCGCATGAAAGCCAAACTCGCCGGTATTGCCTCCCATGAAGGCCTGGTGGGTGTTTTTCGCCTGCGGGGTACCGATGTCTACCGTATTCTCGATATCGAAGCCGTCCCGGGCGCTGAGCTGCCGCGCCAGCTGCCGGGTCGGGCGATTCTGCCGGCACTGCGCCAGTGCAGTGACCGCCTGCAGGAATGCGCCAGCCTGGATGGCCTGTTTGACAGCCTGCTTGATACCCTGGACCGCCAATTGGGCCTGGAGCACAGTATGCTGCTGATGGCGGATAATCCCGGCGCCAAACTGTATGTGGTGGCGAGCCGGGGTTATCCGGCGTCCGGCATCGGTGCGGAAATACCCTTTGGCGTCGGTGTTATTGGCATCGCCGCGCGGGAACAGGTGCCTATTCGCATCATGTATGCCGCCGCCGAGTACGCCTATACCCGGGCAGTGCGCGAGCAGGCCGTCGCCGAGGGCCTGGTAGCGGCGTTGGAGCAGGTAATCAGCCTGCCGGGGCTCGTTGAGCCCGCCAGTCAGATGGCCATACCCTTGCTTGGTATCCGGGGGCTAGTCGGTGCGATCTACACCGAGAGCCAGCAGGAGTGCCGCTTCAGTTACGACCTTGAAGATGCCCTGGTCACGCTTTGCGCCCAGGCGGGGCTCGCTATCGAACTATTGCAGTTGAGCGATGAAGCTGGCAATTCCCATGCCGAGTCGCCGGAGCACCCCTGCCTGACGGACAACGCCACCGATGCGGCGGTGCCGCTACGCATCGAATACCACGACCGGGATCATAGCGTATTTATTGATGGTGACTACCTGATCAAGGGTGTGGCCGGCGCCGTGCTGTGGCGTATCCTGAATGACTACACCGAGCGCGGTCGCATCGATTTCAGCAACCGGGAACTGCGGCTGGATACCCGTCTGGGCCTGCCGGAGATCAGCGACAACCTGGAAGCCCGCCTTATTCTGTTGACCCGTCGACTGGCAGAACGCAGCCCCTGTCTGCGCATCGAAAAAACCGGACGAGGGCGCTTTCGCCTGGTGCTGCAGCGCCCGCTGATA
- a CDS encoding cupin domain-containing protein, with protein MDVGDRLKKIRQIYGFSQRELAKRVGLTNSTISMIEQNRVSPSVSSLKKILDGIPMSVTEFFTVDLNAHDKVVYRPDELIDIGSDGIALRLVGSVENKSGLALLIESYEPGADTGTEMMAHEGEEAGTVIEGSIEVTIGGEVHRLNAGDSYSFSTQIPHRFRNRSKKICRIVSAHTPPTF; from the coding sequence GTGGATGTAGGTGACCGGCTCAAAAAAATCCGCCAGATCTACGGTTTCTCGCAGCGGGAACTGGCCAAGCGGGTTGGACTGACCAACAGCACGATTTCGATGATAGAACAGAATCGTGTCAGCCCGTCGGTCAGCTCACTGAAAAAAATACTCGATGGCATTCCGATGTCGGTCACCGAGTTTTTTACCGTGGACCTGAATGCCCACGACAAGGTGGTGTACCGGCCGGACGAACTGATTGATATCGGCAGTGATGGCATCGCATTGCGCCTGGTGGGCAGCGTTGAAAACAAGTCCGGCCTGGCATTGCTGATCGAAAGCTACGAACCCGGCGCCGATACCGGCACCGAGATGATGGCCCACGAAGGCGAGGAGGCGGGCACCGTGATCGAAGGTTCCATCGAAGTGACCATCGGCGGCGAAGTGCACCGCCTGAATGCCGGTGACAGCTATTCGTTTTCAACCCAGATCCCGCACCGTTTCCGTAACCGCAGCAAAAAAATCTGCCGCATTGTCAGCGCCCATACACCGCCCACCTTCTGA
- a CDS encoding gamma-glutamyl-gamma-aminobutyrate hydrolase family protein has translation MKTQSSARAPRPLVGVPACTGLVGQHPFHMVGDKYIQAVRSGADAAAVLLPALGEECLEMLEHLDGILLTGSYSNIDPSHYGAAWQQDSMQTDPLRDATTLGLIRAAVTQRIPVLGICRGFQEINVALGGSLHQAVHAVAGLQDHRENKDEPLQQQYARRHPVTLQQGGQLAQLMNNALTQQVNSLHGQGVERLAPGLRVEALAPDGLIEAFSLADTNAGFLLGVQWHPEWKLAEHPFYQSIFRAFGRACRARSRARRT, from the coding sequence ATGAAAACTCAGTCAAGCGCCAGAGCACCGCGGCCGCTGGTAGGGGTTCCCGCCTGTACCGGACTGGTTGGACAGCACCCTTTCCATATGGTCGGCGACAAGTATATCCAGGCGGTGCGCAGCGGCGCCGATGCCGCGGCGGTGCTACTGCCGGCACTGGGTGAAGAGTGCCTCGAGATGCTCGAGCACCTGGACGGCATACTGCTGACTGGCAGCTATTCCAATATCGACCCCAGCCATTATGGCGCGGCCTGGCAACAGGACAGTATGCAGACTGACCCGTTGCGCGATGCTACTACCCTCGGCCTGATCCGGGCGGCCGTCACGCAACGGATTCCGGTTCTGGGTATCTGTCGTGGCTTCCAGGAAATCAATGTGGCTCTGGGCGGCAGCCTCCATCAGGCGGTGCATGCGGTGGCAGGGCTGCAGGATCACAGGGAAAACAAGGACGAACCCCTGCAGCAGCAGTATGCCAGGCGCCATCCGGTTACCTTGCAGCAAGGGGGGCAGCTTGCACAGTTGATGAATAATGCACTTACGCAGCAGGTCAACTCCCTGCACGGGCAGGGTGTGGAGCGCCTCGCGCCCGGGCTGCGGGTCGAGGCCCTGGCCCCCGATGGCCTGATCGAGGCCTTTAGCCTCGCCGACACGAACGCGGGCTTTTTGCTGGGTGTGCAGTGGCATCCTGAATGGAAACTGGCAGAGCATCCTTTTTATCAGTCCATATTCAGGGCCTTTGGTCGCGCCTGCCGGGCCCGCTCCCGTGCACGCAGGACCTGA
- a CDS encoding glutamine synthetase family protein has product MSSHSQHTEAATFLQQNPDMEAIDLLIPDLNGVIRGKRIEREGLEKVYQDGVNMPASLFSLDITGNTVESCGLGLEIGEPDRICRPEPGTLKLAPWQRRPMAQLLMHMYNEDGSPFFGDPRHVLARVLQKFDALGLTPVVAVELEFYLIDQERDEEGRPQPPVSPRSGKRDEHTQVYSITNLDDYANLLEEIAQYTAEQDIPADTAVAENAPGQFEINLKHQDDALAACDNALLLKRVIKSVAEQHGMEASFMAKPYGEEAGNGMHIHISLLDAQGNNLFAQHQQMLEHAVGGLLQLMPASMALFCPNVNSYRRLQPGYYVPIAPNWGYDNRTVAVRIPAGPDDATRIEHRVSGADANPYLVMSALLAGVHHGLQQEIKPGPDTEGNAFADESIGLPIRMPEALELFRQNEVLRQYLGSDFVDLYDGCKSDELSQFERHVSELETRWYLSTL; this is encoded by the coding sequence ATGTCTTCCCACAGTCAGCACACCGAAGCCGCTACCTTTCTGCAACAGAATCCGGACATGGAGGCCATTGACCTCCTGATTCCCGACCTGAACGGTGTTATCCGCGGCAAGCGCATCGAGCGCGAAGGGCTGGAAAAGGTCTATCAGGATGGCGTAAACATGCCGGCATCCCTGTTTTCCCTCGACATTACCGGCAATACCGTCGAGAGCTGCGGCCTGGGACTGGAAATCGGCGAGCCCGACCGGATATGCCGGCCCGAGCCCGGTACCCTCAAGCTCGCGCCCTGGCAGCGCAGGCCGATGGCGCAGTTGCTGATGCACATGTACAACGAGGACGGCTCGCCCTTCTTCGGCGATCCGCGCCACGTGCTTGCCCGCGTGTTGCAAAAATTTGACGCCCTGGGCCTGACCCCGGTGGTTGCCGTTGAGCTGGAGTTCTACCTGATCGATCAGGAACGGGATGAGGAGGGCCGTCCGCAGCCGCCGGTTTCACCCCGCAGCGGCAAGCGCGACGAACACACCCAGGTGTACTCCATTACCAATCTCGATGATTATGCCAACCTGCTAGAAGAAATCGCCCAGTACACCGCCGAGCAGGATATCCCCGCCGATACCGCCGTGGCGGAAAACGCACCGGGCCAGTTCGAAATCAACCTCAAGCACCAGGACGATGCGCTGGCGGCCTGTGACAATGCCCTGCTGCTCAAGCGGGTCATCAAGTCCGTGGCGGAACAGCACGGTATGGAAGCCTCCTTCATGGCCAAACCCTACGGCGAGGAAGCGGGCAATGGCATGCACATTCATATCAGCCTGCTGGATGCCCAGGGCAACAACCTGTTCGCCCAGCACCAGCAGATGCTGGAACACGCCGTGGGCGGCCTGCTGCAGCTGATGCCGGCGTCCATGGCGCTGTTTTGCCCCAACGTCAATTCCTACCGCCGCCTTCAGCCTGGCTACTACGTGCCAATCGCGCCCAACTGGGGTTATGACAACCGGACCGTGGCAGTACGCATCCCAGCCGGGCCGGACGATGCCACCCGCATCGAACACCGCGTGTCCGGTGCCGATGCCAACCCCTACCTGGTCATGAGCGCCCTGCTGGCTGGCGTGCATCACGGCTTGCAGCAGGAAATCAAGCCCGGCCCCGACACTGAAGGCAATGCATTCGCGGACGAATCCATAGGCCTGCCCATCCGCATGCCGGAAGCGCTCGAATTGTTCCGCCAGAACGAGGTGCTGCGTCAATACCTGGGCAGCGACTTTGTCGACCTGTATGACGGCTGCAAGTCCGATGAGCTGAGCCAGTTTGAGCGTCATGTGAGCGAACTGGAAACCCGGTGGTACTTGTCGACGCTGTAA
- a CDS encoding aldehyde dehydrogenase family protein produces METLNDLYIGGHWVPAGGAPRQLINPADGSVHACVRDANAEDVDLAVRAARRAFAAWSATPSAERAACIERICDGLQARSEELAATISREMGMPLHLARGWQVAGPITGMRSFVARTALMDEVRHEGHSLILREAIGVCAFITPWNVPLHQLVGKVAPALAAGCTMVLKPAEATPLHARIFAEVAHAAGLPAGVFNLVTGDGPGVGEPLCTHPQVDMVSFTGSTRAGVRIAQMAAPDIKRVCQELGGKSPLIITEDADLAAAIRFGVRDLMVNSGQICCSLSRMLVPRSRYAEAVELARREVEAIRVGHPESDESFMGPMSSAAHQARVLEAIRQGLAQGARLVCGGTQPPQGLEQGCYVRPTLLADVTNDMGVARDEIFGPVLCMLAFEGIEDAIEQANDTPYGLAAAVWAADMDQAQGIARRLRAGQVSINGAGWNYCAPFGGYKQSGNGREWSDEGLSEFVEIKSIQLPE; encoded by the coding sequence ATGGAAACATTAAACGATCTCTATATCGGCGGGCACTGGGTCCCGGCCGGCGGCGCGCCGCGTCAGCTGATCAATCCCGCCGATGGCAGCGTGCATGCCTGCGTTCGTGACGCCAATGCCGAGGATGTTGACCTGGCGGTCCGCGCAGCGCGGCGTGCCTTTGCCGCCTGGTCCGCAACCCCAAGCGCCGAGCGCGCCGCCTGCATCGAGCGCATCTGTGACGGGCTGCAAGCCCGCAGTGAAGAGCTGGCCGCAACCATCAGCCGGGAGATGGGCATGCCGCTGCACCTGGCCCGGGGCTGGCAGGTGGCAGGCCCCATCACGGGCATGCGCTCCTTTGTGGCTCGCACGGCACTGATGGACGAGGTTCGCCACGAAGGTCATTCGCTGATCCTGCGCGAAGCAATCGGCGTCTGTGCCTTCATCACGCCCTGGAACGTACCGCTACACCAGCTGGTGGGCAAGGTGGCGCCAGCGCTCGCGGCCGGCTGCACCATGGTGCTCAAACCGGCTGAAGCCACCCCGTTGCATGCACGAATATTTGCCGAAGTTGCGCACGCTGCGGGGTTGCCGGCGGGCGTGTTCAACCTGGTGACCGGTGATGGGCCCGGTGTCGGCGAGCCGCTGTGCACCCATCCTCAGGTAGATATGGTGTCTTTTACCGGCTCTACCCGGGCCGGCGTGCGCATTGCCCAGATGGCGGCGCCGGATATAAAGCGCGTGTGCCAGGAGCTCGGTGGCAAGTCGCCGCTGATCATCACCGAGGATGCGGATCTTGCGGCGGCAATTCGTTTTGGCGTACGCGACCTGATGGTCAATTCCGGTCAGATCTGCTGCTCGCTCAGTCGCATGCTGGTGCCGCGCAGCCGTTACGCCGAGGCCGTTGAGCTGGCGCGCCGGGAAGTCGAGGCCATTCGGGTCGGTCACCCCGAGTCGGACGAGAGCTTTATGGGCCCCATGAGTTCGGCTGCCCACCAGGCGCGGGTGCTGGAGGCCATTCGCCAAGGCCTGGCCCAGGGCGCCCGGCTGGTCTGCGGGGGCACCCAGCCACCCCAGGGGCTCGAGCAGGGCTGCTATGTACGCCCCACGCTGCTGGCCGATGTGACTAACGATATGGGCGTTGCCCGGGACGAGATTTTTGGCCCGGTCCTCTGCATGCTGGCCTTTGAAGGCATCGAAGATGCCATCGAGCAGGCCAATGACACGCCCTACGGGCTTGCGGCCGCCGTGTGGGCGGCGGATATGGATCAGGCGCAGGGCATTGCCCGTCGGCTGCGCGCCGGCCAGGTAAGCATCAACGGCGCCGGCTGGAACTACTGCGCGCCCTTTGGCGGTTACAAGCAGTCAGGCAATGGCCGCGAATGGAGCGATGAAGGCTTGAGTGAGTTTGTCGAGATCAAGTCGATCCAGCTGCCTGAATAG
- a CDS encoding NAD(P)/FAD-dependent oxidoreductase: protein MTAQQHTASYYAASANDTRQRPALQGEATADICVIGAGFTGLSSALHLAEQGFSVIVLEASRIGFGASGRNGGQIVHSYSRDMDFIEQHYGADTADAMGAMAFEGGRIIRDFVQRYRIQCDLKDGGIFAACTGAQLDALAKKKRLWEKHGHQQLEMLDADSIRQHIGSTRYTGGLLDRSGGHFHPLNLVLGEAAALESLGGVIYEDSKVVRVEQGARVRLHTGQGSVSAAHVVVAGNAYLDGLIPQLAQKSMPCGSQVLATEPLSAAVQQALLPQGQCVEDCNYLLDYYRLSGDGRLIYGGGVTYGAREPGRIEQLIRPNLIRTFPQLATVKVDFAWTGNFLLTLMRLPQFGRIGSNIYYAQGYSGHGIASSHLAGRLICDAIRGESERFDVFAGLPQYNFPGGRLLRVPLTAMGAWYYSLRDKLGV from the coding sequence ATGACAGCACAACAGCATACAGCGTCCTATTACGCCGCTTCCGCCAATGACACCCGGCAGCGGCCGGCCTTGCAGGGCGAAGCGACGGCGGATATCTGCGTCATTGGCGCAGGCTTCACGGGCCTGTCAAGTGCGCTGCATCTGGCCGAGCAGGGTTTCAGTGTGATTGTGCTCGAAGCCAGCCGGATCGGCTTTGGTGCGTCCGGCCGCAATGGTGGCCAGATCGTACACAGCTACAGCCGCGACATGGATTTTATCGAGCAGCATTACGGCGCAGATACCGCCGATGCCATGGGGGCCATGGCATTTGAAGGTGGTCGCATTATTCGCGACTTTGTCCAGCGTTACCGTATCCAGTGCGACCTGAAGGATGGCGGCATCTTTGCCGCCTGCACCGGAGCTCAGCTGGATGCTCTGGCAAAGAAAAAACGCCTGTGGGAAAAACACGGCCATCAGCAGCTGGAAATGCTGGATGCCGACAGCATTCGCCAGCATATTGGCTCCACTCGCTACACCGGCGGCCTGCTTGACCGCAGCGGCGGGCATTTTCATCCGCTCAACCTGGTGCTCGGCGAAGCGGCCGCGCTGGAGTCCCTCGGCGGCGTCATCTACGAAGACTCAAAGGTAGTGCGGGTCGAGCAGGGAGCCCGGGTACGGCTGCATACCGGTCAGGGATCGGTGAGTGCGGCCCATGTAGTGGTCGCCGGCAACGCCTACCTTGATGGCCTGATTCCGCAGCTGGCGCAAAAATCCATGCCCTGCGGCAGCCAGGTACTGGCAACAGAGCCTCTCAGTGCCGCTGTGCAGCAGGCGTTACTGCCGCAGGGCCAGTGCGTCGAGGACTGCAACTACCTGCTGGACTACTACCGCCTCAGCGGCGATGGCCGGCTGATCTATGGTGGCGGCGTGACCTATGGCGCGCGCGAGCCCGGCAGGATCGAGCAGCTGATTCGCCCGAACCTGATCAGGACCTTCCCGCAGCTGGCGACGGTAAAGGTGGATTTCGCCTGGACCGGCAACTTCCTGCTGACGCTGATGCGGTTGCCGCAGTTCGGCCGTATTGGCAGCAATATCTACTATGCCCAGGGCTACAGCGGCCACGGAATCGCCAGTTCCCACCTGGCGGGGCGGTTGATATGCGATGCCATTCGCGGCGAGTCCGAACGTTTCGATGTATTTGCCGGCCTGCCGCAGTACAACTTTCCGGGCGGGCGCTTGCTGCGCGTGCCCCTGACGGCCATGGGCGCCTGGTACTACAGTTTGCGCGACAAGCTGGGCGTATGA